In one Ananas comosus cultivar F153 linkage group 12, ASM154086v1, whole genome shotgun sequence genomic region, the following are encoded:
- the LOC109718282 gene encoding protein SUPPRESSOR OF K(+) TRANSPORT GROWTH DEFECT 1, whose protein sequence is MYSNFKEQAIEYVRRAVEEDNAGNYVKAFPLYMNALEYFRTHLKYEKNPKIKEAITQKFTEYLRRAEEIRAVLDEGGTGPAANGGDGAVATRPKTKPKDGEGGGGGGDGEDPEVTKLRSGLNSAIIREKPNVKWNDVAGLDSAKQALQEAVILPVKFPQFFTGKRKPWKAFLLYGPPGTGKSYLAKAVATEADSTFFSISSSDLVSKWMGESEKLVANLFQMARENAPSIIFIDEIDSLCGQRGEGNESEASRRIKTELLVQMQGVGHNDDKVLILAATNTPYALDQAIRRRFDKRIYIPLPDLKARQHMFKVHLGDTPHNLTEKDFEYLARKTEGFSGSDISVCVKDVLFEPVRKAQDAMFFVKKEDGMWMPCGPKEPGAIQTSMQELAAKGLGAKVLPPPITRGDFEKVLVRQRPTVSQKDLEVHERFTKEFGQEG, encoded by the exons ATGTATAGCAACTTCAAGGAGCAGGCGATCGAGTACGTGAGGAGGGCGGTGGAGGAAGACAATGCGGGGAACTACGTGAAGGCGTTCCCTCTCTACATGAACGCGCTCGAGTACTTCCGCACCCACCTCAAGTACGAGAAGAACCCTAAGATCAAGGAGGCGATAACCCAGAAGTTCACCGAGTACCTCCGCCGCGCCGAGGAGATCCGCGCTGTGCTTGACGAGGGCGGCACCGGCCCCGCAGCCAACGGAGGCGACGGAGCCGTCGCCACGCGCCCGAAGACGAAGCCCAAGGACGGGGAgggcggtggtggcggcgggGACGGTGAGGACCCTGAGGTGACGAAGCTGCGGTCGGGGCTCAACTCGGCGATCATCAGAGAGAAGCCGAACGTGAAGTGGAACGACGTCGCCGGTCTCGACAGCGCCAAGCAAGCGCTCCAGGAGGCCGTCATCCTCCCCGTGAAGTTCCCGCAGTTCTTCACCG GTAAAAGAAAACCATGGAAGGCATTTCTTCTGTATGGCCCACCAGGAACTGGAAAGTCATATTTGGCCAAGGCTGTGGCGACAGAGGCAGATTCTACATTCTTCAG TATATCTTCATCAGACCTTGTTTCAAAGTGGATGGGTGAAAGTGAAAAGCTGGTTGCAAACCTTTTCCAAATGGCCCGTGAAAATGCTCCTTCCATTATCTTCATTGATGAGATTGATTCTTTATGCGGTCAGcgtggagaaggaaatgaaaGTGAAGCCTCTAGAAGGATTAAAACTGAACTTCTTGTCCAGATGCAG GGTGTAGGACATAACGATGATAAAGTTCTGATTCTTGCTGCTACGAATACTCCATATGCTCTTGATCAG GCTATTCGGCGACGCTTTGACAAGAGGATCTATATACCTCTTCCCGATCTAAAAGCTAGGCAGCATATGTTCAAG GTACATCTGGGAGATACCCCTCACAACCTGACTGAGAAAGATTTTGAGTACTTGGCTCGCAAGACTGAAGGATTTTCTGGTTCAGATATTTCTGTTTGT GTCAAGGATGTATTGTTTGAACCGGTTCGCAAGGCCCAAGATGCCATGTTCTTTGTGAAGAAGGAAGATGGCATGTGGATGCCCTGTGGGCCCAAAGAACCTGGCGCTATTCAGACCAGTATGCAGGAGCTCGCTGCCAAGGGTCTTGGTGCTAAG GTTCTTCCGCCACCAATTACAAGGGGAGATTTCGAGAAGGTACTCGTTCGGCAGAGGCCCACTGTTAGCCAGAAGGACCTCGAAGTGCATGAGAGGTTCACAAAGGAGTTTGGACAGGAGGgctaa